Proteins encoded together in one Terriglobus saanensis SP1PR4 window:
- a CDS encoding RDD family protein — MSSVSTLPLEPFEPESAPLLKQQVAERLAQHRRRRGQDLIPQALPSESEKSHPVAAAVAARFSQTVSYRDFLAAEAEAATRKAEMEIQQAEAAAEIARRNAEAIATAQRELMEEIANWNARIAAANAANPHLVEAGAAPQPVLVEASVEMVVATPVESVTELLQEVAIDPTATEETVLQAAAIAAEPLVSEKASEKIAGPVTQNTAIEKTMVAAPPAFSIRAELESSLPAEPAVAIPANLIEFPRQLVAARKARPRLAEGPLREEASAAPDKSQLRIFEVEPEMLSPQPPVANALPEWSSIRLDASTEPYAPASLAAQLSFVLPPQTASLQLRTMAAAVDLCCIGAAFVAFAATVAYVSPELPGGKIALMGSAGVLLALTLLYQGLFFTISDATPGMRYARIALCTFSDENPSRSAMRRRILAMLLAACPVGIGFLWACLDDDGLGWHDRMSRMYPRGY; from the coding sequence TTGAGCAGCGTCAGTACACTTCCTCTTGAGCCGTTTGAGCCTGAATCCGCGCCTCTGCTGAAACAGCAGGTCGCGGAGCGTCTGGCCCAGCATCGCCGGCGGCGCGGCCAGGACCTGATTCCGCAGGCTTTACCCTCCGAGAGTGAAAAGTCGCACCCTGTTGCGGCTGCCGTAGCGGCAAGATTTTCGCAGACAGTCTCCTACCGCGACTTCCTGGCGGCAGAGGCGGAAGCAGCCACGCGCAAGGCTGAGATGGAGATCCAGCAGGCTGAAGCGGCGGCAGAGATCGCCCGTCGCAATGCGGAAGCTATCGCCACCGCCCAGCGCGAGTTGATGGAAGAGATTGCCAACTGGAATGCACGCATCGCGGCTGCGAATGCGGCGAATCCACATTTGGTCGAAGCTGGAGCCGCTCCGCAGCCGGTGCTGGTGGAAGCTTCGGTGGAGATGGTGGTAGCGACTCCGGTCGAAAGCGTCACAGAGCTTCTGCAGGAAGTGGCCATAGATCCGACCGCAACCGAGGAGACGGTCCTACAGGCGGCTGCCATTGCGGCGGAGCCTCTGGTCTCGGAAAAAGCCTCTGAAAAGATCGCTGGCCCCGTTACCCAAAATACTGCGATCGAAAAGACGATGGTCGCCGCTCCTCCTGCCTTTTCCATCCGGGCAGAGTTGGAGTCTTCTCTTCCTGCGGAACCTGCTGTGGCGATCCCGGCCAATCTGATCGAGTTTCCGCGTCAGCTCGTTGCTGCGCGGAAGGCCCGTCCGCGTCTGGCGGAAGGTCCGCTGCGCGAAGAAGCGAGTGCGGCACCGGACAAGTCTCAGCTCCGCATCTTTGAGGTGGAGCCGGAGATGCTTTCGCCGCAGCCTCCTGTTGCAAATGCACTTCCGGAGTGGAGTTCGATCCGGCTGGATGCCAGCACGGAGCCCTATGCCCCGGCTTCGCTGGCCGCACAGCTTTCGTTCGTTCTGCCTCCGCAGACCGCCAGTCTGCAGCTGCGCACCATGGCTGCGGCTGTCGATCTGTGCTGCATCGGTGCTGCGTTTGTCGCCTTTGCCGCAACGGTGGCGTATGTCTCGCCGGAGTTGCCGGGAGGAAAGATTGCCTTGATGGGAAGCGCGGGCGTACTCCTGGCACTGACGCTTCTGTACCAGGGCTTGTTCTTTACGATCTCGGATGCCACGCCCGGCATGCGCTATGCTCGGATCGCGCTGTGTACCTTTTCCGATGAAAACCCGTCCCGCTCGGCGATGCGCCGCCGCATCCTCGCGATGCTGCTGGCGGCTTGCCCTGTAGGGATCGGATTCCTCTGGGCCTGCCTGGATGATGACGGTTTGGGCTGGCATGATCGTATGTCGCGGATGTATCCCAGAGGCTATTAG
- a CDS encoding LPS-assembly protein LptD, whose protein sequence is MRTSLSAACISTCISLCITLGWLHVPVICAQEVTTSTPATGNSVSEASLPDDPSTSRFPVATPLPSTAGQKVIMESTTQTKTGALFTLDGDVSITTETYLIRADKITYDSDTGDVTAEGHLRVTGGPSQQTISASHGNFNLHTETGRFYDVIGSIGIRTGRKSTVYTVGNPFIFTGRLVVKTGPESFQIFDGTVTSCQLPNPDWRLSSAKFIVENGRATARNTFFRLLNVPVLYLPYVTHPVEAEQRQSGFMVPVFGQSSSKGFILGEEFFLVINRSMDLTVGAEYFSRRGFAQSATFHYKGPGLDFLTAHYSGLLDRGYTPTGGVYTNQGGEDFTVSGRKDVTEHTRAAVDMEYLSSYIYREAFTDNFNQAVASDISSFAYAVHEKNGVIAGLYLDRYQGLKRVASTTQTQQEVRIFHVPSVDLDLMERRIGASKLIFSAENSVATLKRVQSNFTSDISERIDVHPKLSLPLAAFGWDFRPSIGVRDTFYSHSRTPAPIPGATPVELSTSTNRALFEAEAEVRAPVLERTFDTSGFLQRFLGSSVKHTIEPTLKYRFATGVNDFSSILRFDVKDVVADTNEVEYGITQRLFLRPTKSHACGVGETPPEPGTECGGTREGFRWRIAQKRFFNENFGGVVPEPTYVTPVGQAAQPIIRRYVLDSTLDYSGVAFLTEPRGLSPILSEMQLSATEHLDIEWDMNYDTHAGKFTQSNTFVNYHSGNYFGGISHARLNAPGRFTTGTDTSGSGENCTATTTCTSPYSNFSQLRLLVGYGTPTKQGLSLAANVGLDLPHPLITAATTSPIGNTATAVQYATIQTGYNWNCCGFALEYRKFELGPVRNENVYRFNFTLANIGSAGNLRRAERLF, encoded by the coding sequence ATGCGCACTTCGCTTTCGGCGGCCTGCATTTCAACCTGTATTTCCTTGTGTATCACGCTGGGATGGCTGCACGTGCCTGTCATCTGCGCACAAGAGGTAACGACCTCGACACCTGCCACCGGGAATAGCGTGTCCGAGGCCTCGCTACCTGACGATCCGTCCACCTCGCGTTTCCCTGTGGCTACGCCGCTGCCCAGCACTGCGGGGCAAAAAGTCATCATGGAATCGACCACGCAGACCAAAACAGGCGCCCTCTTTACGCTCGACGGCGACGTCTCCATTACGACCGAAACCTATCTGATCCGCGCGGACAAGATCACCTACGACTCGGACACGGGCGACGTCACCGCCGAAGGACATCTCCGCGTCACCGGCGGCCCGTCGCAGCAGACCATCTCCGCGAGCCATGGCAACTTCAATCTCCACACGGAGACCGGCCGCTTTTACGATGTCATCGGCTCCATCGGGATCCGCACTGGCAGAAAGTCCACGGTCTATACCGTAGGCAATCCCTTCATCTTCACCGGGCGTCTTGTCGTGAAGACAGGGCCTGAGAGCTTCCAGATCTTCGACGGCACCGTCACCTCCTGCCAGCTTCCGAACCCCGACTGGCGTCTCTCCTCCGCCAAGTTCATTGTGGAGAACGGACGCGCCACCGCCCGCAATACCTTCTTCCGCCTGCTGAATGTTCCCGTGCTTTATCTCCCCTACGTGACGCATCCGGTCGAAGCCGAGCAACGCCAGAGCGGCTTCATGGTGCCGGTCTTCGGGCAATCGTCTTCCAAAGGCTTCATTCTTGGCGAAGAGTTCTTCCTCGTCATTAACCGCTCCATGGATCTCACCGTCGGAGCGGAGTACTTCTCCCGTCGCGGCTTCGCGCAGTCCGCGACCTTCCATTACAAGGGACCGGGGCTCGACTTTCTCACCGCGCACTACTCTGGCCTGCTTGATCGCGGCTACACCCCAACGGGTGGCGTCTATACCAACCAGGGCGGCGAAGACTTTACCGTGAGCGGGCGCAAAGACGTTACCGAACACACGCGCGCGGCCGTGGATATGGAGTACCTCAGCAGCTATATCTATCGCGAGGCCTTCACGGACAATTTCAACCAGGCCGTCGCCTCCGACATCAGTTCGTTCGCCTATGCCGTCCATGAGAAGAACGGCGTGATCGCAGGTCTTTACCTGGATCGCTACCAAGGGCTCAAACGTGTCGCAAGCACTACGCAGACCCAACAGGAGGTGCGCATCTTCCATGTGCCCTCCGTGGATCTCGATCTGATGGAACGCCGCATCGGCGCTTCGAAGCTGATCTTCAGCGCGGAGAACTCCGTCGCGACGCTCAAACGCGTGCAGAGCAACTTCACCTCGGACATCAGCGAACGCATTGACGTTCATCCGAAGCTCTCCCTGCCCCTGGCCGCCTTCGGTTGGGACTTCCGCCCTTCCATCGGCGTGCGTGACACCTTCTACTCCCACTCGCGGACACCTGCGCCTATTCCGGGCGCGACCCCCGTGGAACTCTCTACCTCCACCAACCGTGCCCTCTTCGAAGCCGAAGCGGAGGTACGTGCGCCCGTGCTGGAACGGACCTTTGATACATCGGGATTTCTACAGCGCTTCCTGGGCAGCAGCGTGAAGCACACCATCGAACCGACGCTGAAGTACCGCTTCGCCACCGGAGTCAACGATTTCTCCTCCATTCTCCGTTTCGACGTAAAAGATGTCGTCGCCGACACGAACGAAGTGGAGTACGGCATTACCCAGCGGCTCTTCCTGCGTCCGACGAAAAGTCACGCCTGCGGCGTCGGCGAAACACCTCCCGAGCCGGGCACAGAGTGTGGCGGCACGCGTGAGGGCTTCCGCTGGCGTATCGCGCAGAAGCGTTTCTTCAATGAAAACTTCGGTGGCGTCGTTCCAGAGCCGACCTACGTCACACCGGTGGGGCAGGCTGCGCAACCCATCATTCGTCGCTACGTTCTGGACTCCACACTCGATTACTCCGGCGTCGCCTTCCTCACCGAACCGCGCGGACTCTCGCCGATCCTCTCGGAGATGCAGCTCTCCGCAACCGAACACCTGGATATTGAGTGGGACATGAACTATGACACCCACGCTGGAAAATTCACGCAGTCCAATACGTTCGTGAACTACCACTCCGGCAACTACTTCGGCGGCATCTCGCACGCTCGCCTAAATGCTCCGGGACGCTTCACCACGGGTACGGACACCAGCGGCAGCGGCGAAAACTGCACCGCGACCACCACCTGCACCTCTCCCTATTCCAACTTCTCCCAGCTCCGTCTTCTGGTCGGCTACGGCACTCCGACAAAACAGGGACTGTCGCTCGCGGCGAACGTCGGTCTGGACCTTCCGCATCCCCTCATCACCGCCGCCACCACCTCCCCCATCGGCAACACGGCGACCGCTGTGCAGTACGCCACGATCCAGACGGGCTACAACTGGAACTGCTGCGGTTTCGCCCTCGAATACCGCAAGTTCGAACTCGGCCCCGTCCGGAACGAGAATGTCTACCGCTTCAACTTCACCCTCGCCAACATCGGCTCCGCCGGCAACCTGCGTCGCGCCGAACGCCTCTTTTAG
- a CDS encoding DsbA family protein has protein sequence MQKRFQPLLRRVSVAVLALAATSSIATLGCHAQSPRPLTPETARRIVILIRQKASVPFNVDVQVVDRKTSTFPGYDEVTVNFLSQGQPSHPLKFLLSQDNKTIAQFNTFDISKDPSTLIAEDGRPARGGPPSAPVHIVVFDDLECPFCQKMHAQLFPAILARYKDQVRIIYKDFPLSQHPWAIHAAVDAACLGTQNAPAYWDYVDGVHARLAEIGHDTNANTDKSAPDTAEKALARADTDLDHLGMDIAKAHKVDDKSFNACMLKQDTTAVTASLKEAEAIGVDGAPALFINGFRISGAIPIEYVWKAIDEALVAQGKTPPPAVPLPQAPSGQ, from the coding sequence GTGCAAAAGCGTTTTCAACCCCTGCTCCGCCGCGTCTCTGTCGCCGTTCTGGCCCTCGCGGCAACCTCTTCGATCGCGACCCTCGGCTGCCATGCGCAGAGCCCCAGGCCGCTCACACCGGAGACGGCCCGGCGCATCGTCATCCTCATCCGGCAGAAGGCCAGCGTTCCCTTCAACGTCGACGTGCAGGTCGTGGATCGCAAGACCAGTACCTTCCCCGGCTATGACGAGGTCACGGTGAACTTCCTTTCGCAGGGCCAGCCTTCGCATCCGTTGAAGTTCCTGCTCTCGCAGGACAACAAGACCATCGCACAGTTCAACACCTTCGATATCTCCAAAGACCCGAGCACACTCATTGCGGAAGACGGTCGCCCCGCGCGCGGCGGTCCGCCCTCTGCGCCCGTACATATCGTCGTCTTTGACGATCTGGAATGCCCGTTCTGCCAGAAGATGCATGCGCAGCTCTTTCCCGCGATCCTAGCGCGCTACAAAGATCAGGTCCGCATCATCTACAAAGACTTTCCGCTCTCGCAGCACCCGTGGGCGATTCACGCTGCTGTAGATGCCGCCTGCCTCGGCACACAGAACGCACCCGCCTATTGGGACTACGTCGATGGTGTGCATGCGCGTCTCGCCGAGATCGGTCATGACACCAACGCGAACACGGACAAATCCGCTCCCGACACCGCGGAGAAGGCCCTTGCTCGCGCCGACACCGATCTCGACCACCTCGGCATGGACATCGCGAAGGCACACAAGGTGGATGACAAGAGCTTCAACGCGTGCATGCTGAAGCAGGATACGACCGCCGTGACCGCCTCTCTGAAAGAAGCCGAAGCCATCGGCGTTGACGGTGCACCGGCCCTCTTCATCAATGGATTTCGTATCAGCGGCGCCATCCCCATTGAGTATGTCTGGAAAGCCATCGACGAGGCGCTTGTAGCCCAGGGTAAAACGCCTCCACCCGCCGTCCCGCTTCCCCAGGCGCCCTCGGGTCAGTAA
- a CDS encoding SurA N-terminal domain-containing protein: MTPMHPKNIFRSAGSLLIAGTLSLALTGCHPTHGADVVASVNGKAIPRADLDRFYQSQMAQNQNQQPVNEDQADSARLTILRSLIDEEIIQQRAAKMNLTASNEDVDAKVTEMKAPYTEEQFNERLKASNHTLDDMKREIRRSLTFDKLLNKEINSKINITDGDVSSYYAAHKSEYNLMETQYHLGQVLVTSFPSPQAVNLQSSKATNDAEAKKKIQTLKNRIDSGEDFSAIAMNFSENPQTAQNGGDMGFISESQLHTDILSYTAVTKLKAGQVTDILPVFDQPASPSKKVVGYVILKLISRDAAGQRLLTDPAVQQNIRQQLHDARSTLLKNAYFEMLRNQSKVENYFAEEVFKKGAK, from the coding sequence ATGACTCCCATGCATCCTAAGAACATTTTCCGCTCCGCAGGCTCGCTCCTCATCGCGGGAACACTCTCCCTCGCTCTCACCGGTTGCCACCCAACCCATGGGGCAGACGTTGTAGCCAGCGTGAACGGCAAAGCCATTCCTCGTGCCGACCTGGACCGCTTCTACCAGAGCCAGATGGCGCAGAACCAGAACCAGCAGCCGGTCAACGAAGATCAGGCCGACAGCGCGCGCCTCACCATCCTGCGCTCGCTCATCGACGAAGAGATCATCCAGCAGCGCGCCGCGAAGATGAACCTCACCGCCTCCAACGAAGATGTGGACGCGAAGGTCACGGAAATGAAGGCGCCCTACACCGAGGAGCAGTTCAACGAGCGCCTGAAGGCCTCCAATCACACCCTCGATGATATGAAGCGCGAGATCCGCCGCTCGCTCACCTTCGACAAGCTCCTGAACAAGGAGATCAACTCGAAGATCAACATTACCGATGGAGACGTAAGCAGCTACTACGCCGCGCACAAGAGCGAGTACAACCTGATGGAGACGCAGTACCATCTCGGCCAAGTACTCGTGACCAGCTTTCCTTCGCCGCAGGCGGTCAACCTGCAGAGCAGCAAGGCCACCAATGATGCGGAAGCCAAGAAGAAGATCCAGACCCTCAAGAACCGCATCGACAGCGGCGAAGACTTCAGCGCCATCGCCATGAACTTCTCTGAGAACCCGCAGACCGCGCAGAACGGCGGCGATATGGGCTTCATCTCGGAGTCGCAACTGCACACGGACATCCTGTCTTACACTGCGGTCACGAAGCTGAAGGCAGGCCAGGTGACCGACATCCTTCCCGTCTTCGATCAGCCCGCAAGCCCCTCGAAGAAAGTTGTCGGCTATGTCATCCTGAAGCTCATCTCGCGCGATGCCGCCGGACAGCGTCTTCTCACCGATCCCGCTGTGCAGCAGAACATCCGTCAGCAGCTCCATGACGCCCGCTCCACGCTGCTGAAGAACGCTTACTTCGAGATGCTCCGCAACCAGTCGAAGGTAGAGAACTACTTTGCCGAAGAAGTTTTCAAAAAGGGCGCAAAGTAA
- a CDS encoding energy transducer TonB: MDLGTKGYNAGVFTHSFVSRRFGVVMFEEALVESAGRVRTSSRYWMVATFSFQAIVMAIVILFPLLYPEALPRSVVMAKLTVPVPPRAAVPKVAQVVKAVHAVAASNPFVVPTTPTKITMVKDDAPPPMENTVAMNPTLSSGPVGVPLALSIAATPLPIVKAAVKPGRQSVSSGVMAGQILTKTVPSYPAIARAAHVSGVVVLHASISKAGTIEGLTIVSGPEMLRAAAVEAVRSWRYRPYLLNGEPTEVETTVTVNFSLGG; encoded by the coding sequence GTGGACCTAGGAACAAAGGGATACAACGCCGGTGTCTTTACTCATAGCTTCGTCTCTCGCAGATTCGGGGTTGTGATGTTTGAAGAGGCGTTGGTGGAGTCGGCGGGGAGAGTACGGACGTCGTCGCGTTACTGGATGGTCGCGACGTTTTCGTTTCAGGCCATTGTGATGGCCATTGTGATCCTCTTCCCCTTGTTGTATCCGGAGGCCCTGCCGCGCAGCGTGGTGATGGCGAAGCTAACGGTTCCTGTTCCTCCGCGTGCTGCTGTCCCTAAGGTGGCGCAGGTGGTCAAGGCTGTTCATGCTGTGGCGGCAAGCAATCCTTTCGTTGTGCCTACGACTCCGACGAAGATCACGATGGTGAAGGACGATGCTCCTCCGCCGATGGAGAATACTGTGGCGATGAATCCCACGTTGTCGAGTGGACCTGTGGGGGTTCCGCTTGCTTTGAGCATTGCGGCGACTCCGCTTCCGATCGTGAAGGCAGCGGTGAAGCCGGGGCGGCAAAGTGTTTCGAGCGGCGTGATGGCTGGGCAGATTCTTACGAAGACAGTACCGAGTTATCCGGCGATTGCGCGAGCGGCGCATGTGTCCGGTGTGGTGGTGCTGCATGCCAGTATCTCGAAGGCAGGAACGATTGAAGGACTGACCATCGTCTCCGGGCCGGAGATGTTGCGTGCAGCCGCGGTGGAGGCTGTGCGGTCATGGCGGTATCGGCCTTATCTGCTGAACGGCGAACCGACGGAGGTGGAGACGACGGTGACGGTGAACTTTAGTCTCGGTGGATGA
- a CDS encoding serine hydrolase domain-containing protein gives MRLLPALCLALTLPAAAQDIRRLDGSHLSKAEADTFARKTLTDAHVTGAQITVLDRGRPVWSASYGLRRRDPDTPMDRNSITWAASITKSVFATYVMQLVERGEFNLDLPIAKQLPKPLNTYEPYRSSASEIVNDAAWPLVTPRMLLAHISGLANFASLEPDKKMHLHYKPGSQFLYSGEGINLVQFVIEQRKQKPLDELMQQAIFTPLHMDHTGLVYRKEFGVDAADRFDASGKFIAKTRRFPARAAGSMTTSADDLALFASALFSGKLLKPATMRAMLTPVKQIPTLHQFPLALAESPGAEAKAIGLAYGVGWGLLTHTSFGPAFFKEGHGDGAQNYMICFTKRQTCMILLTNSDNGESTFRPLLEHILGDTVTPWEWEGYTPSYIAASRKSQ, from the coding sequence ATGCGCCTTCTTCCCGCTCTCTGCCTCGCACTCACCCTGCCCGCAGCCGCACAGGATATCCGCCGCCTTGACGGCTCACACCTTTCCAAGGCGGAAGCGGATACCTTTGCCCGCAAGACTCTCACCGATGCACACGTTACCGGCGCGCAGATCACCGTTCTCGACCGCGGCAGGCCTGTCTGGAGCGCCTCTTACGGCCTGCGCCGCCGCGATCCGGACACGCCCATGGACCGCAACTCCATCACCTGGGCCGCGTCGATTACCAAGAGCGTCTTCGCCACCTACGTCATGCAGCTGGTCGAACGCGGCGAGTTCAATCTCGACCTTCCCATCGCGAAGCAGCTACCCAAGCCCCTGAATACGTATGAGCCCTACCGCTCCTCCGCCTCGGAGATTGTGAACGATGCGGCCTGGCCACTCGTGACGCCGCGCATGTTGCTCGCCCACATCTCCGGTCTGGCGAACTTTGCCAGCCTGGAGCCCGACAAGAAGATGCATCTGCACTACAAGCCAGGGTCGCAGTTTCTCTACTCTGGTGAAGGCATCAATCTGGTGCAGTTCGTCATCGAACAGCGGAAGCAGAAGCCGCTCGACGAACTGATGCAGCAGGCCATCTTCACGCCGCTCCACATGGACCACACCGGCCTCGTCTATCGCAAGGAGTTCGGCGTGGACGCAGCCGATCGCTTCGACGCCAGCGGGAAGTTCATCGCGAAGACGCGTCGCTTTCCCGCGCGCGCTGCTGGCTCCATGACCACCAGCGCGGACGATCTCGCTCTCTTCGCCTCCGCCCTCTTCAGTGGCAAGCTGCTGAAACCTGCCACCATGCGGGCGATGCTCACTCCGGTAAAGCAGATCCCTACGTTGCATCAGTTTCCGCTCGCACTGGCAGAGTCGCCGGGGGCCGAGGCCAAGGCAATCGGTCTTGCGTATGGTGTCGGCTGGGGATTGCTCACCCACACGTCCTTCGGTCCGGCCTTCTTCAAAGAGGGGCACGGCGATGGCGCGCAGAACTACATGATCTGCTTCACCAAACGCCAGACCTGCATGATCCTTCTGACGAACAGCGACAACGGCGAAAGCACCTTCCGTCCGCTGCTGGAGCACATCCTGGGGGACACGGTCACGCCATGGGAGTGGGAGGGCTACACGCCGTCCTACATCGCAGCAAGCCGCAAGTCACAGTAG
- a CDS encoding ExbD/TolR family protein, which translates to MGMAAGGGGGARSDINVTPLIDVLLVLLIIFMVIQPNVVRGMDALVPQPPKNPQNQDVDPRTIVVSVQPGGGKGEPVYMINEQPFPRQDMTAKLRDIFATRNDKVMFVKGDKDLDFGRVAEVIDFGHQAGVDNIGIITPRVLSGQ; encoded by the coding sequence ATGGGTATGGCAGCAGGTGGCGGTGGCGGAGCAAGGTCCGACATTAACGTCACACCTCTAATTGACGTTCTTCTTGTGCTGCTCATCATTTTTATGGTGATCCAGCCGAACGTGGTTCGCGGTATGGATGCTCTCGTTCCGCAGCCGCCCAAGAACCCGCAGAACCAGGATGTCGACCCCCGCACCATCGTGGTCTCGGTCCAGCCTGGCGGCGGTAAGGGAGAGCCTGTTTACATGATCAACGAGCAGCCGTTTCCGCGCCAGGACATGACCGCCAAGCTGAGGGACATCTTCGCGACCCGGAACGACAAGGTCATGTTCGTCAAGGGCGATAAGGATTTGGACTTCGGCCGGGTGGCAGAGGTAATCGATTTCGGCCATCAGGCAGGCGTGGACAATATCGGTATCATTACCCCTCGCGTTCTCTCTGGACAGTAG